The DNA segment AGGGCACAAGGCTTGAGCAGAGTCTCACTGATTGTGAGAGTCTTTTTGCTCTTTGTGATGAGATATGCCACTTCGTAAGAGGCCTCAAGGAGTGGCTTATGAGTAGATCCAAAACGCTACTTGGGTAAAGTGCCCCATGAGGGGAATCGagctttcttctgcttcagcGACTCCAGCAAGTCTCCAGAATTTCCTGGGTGCCCATTTGTGAAATTCTCTCCGCATTTGGCAGGCCTCATGTTGTCATTACAGAGAGCTTTTGCACATAAAAAGTACCGAGGTTTTTTGGTTCCGTTGCAGTCACGGCAGCACATGATCCCAAATTTCGTATAATCCtcactgtatttccttttctttgtcatTTTCTCATCTTCTTGAGGGGACACAAATGTAAACTAAACTATCGATCATGGTAGAGTTAAACTCAAAAACAACTACCTGCACCAAAGACAGACTGCTAACTGAACCAGTGCGTGTGGGCAAAGTACATGACAATACGGCGTGGTGCAAGAGAAAGCAGTATGACCTTGAACAGGTATAATTGAGGCGTGGAATGTGTGTGAAGATTTCAGTAATTCTACAAAGGCGCAATATTGCGTCTGACCTAATTTTAAGTGTGTCAgccttgagggggaaaaaaaatcaccttgttGCATCAGCCAATCAAAATGTAACACTGTTAGCAAGATGTTAGTTTCTGTCGTAATCAGTTTGAAGCAGTTTGGTGGAATACGGTTGAATAGCTCTAATGGTGAAAGTAGATATCCGATCTCACCCCAAGTTCCCCTATATTTAATTAATAAGCAATTAATGTTTATAATTAATACTATGAATTAAAATTAAGAATTCTAAACTTTAGAATTTTATACAGTGAGAAAGCAATTGCAATAAATTTTCTGGGAGGCACCTCACACCTCCCCTGTATCCCCTCTGCACCTCGAGGGAGGTGCAACCCACAGGTTAAGAACCCCTGCTCTTGACGAACAATTTCAGATTGGATActtaacctttttaaaaaaatgaaaaattttttTTGCCTGGATTATTTGATAGTGGAACTCCTGGAATATAAATTGCTATACCAATATATTTTGGTTTGCTGTTAATCTTAAAATGCATtgtataaaatgaaaaataagtctCATTATGTTTCAAGTTACATGCTCTTTTCTAACCATTTACCTTAACACTCTGCTGTGTGTTTATATAAATTTAAACTCTTGATGAATGTAACTAATGTAATTGAATTTTGTAAGTCCTTTTTGGAATTTACGTTACTCCAAAATTGACCTTAGTGCAACAAGAGAGACAGTGTATTTGTAGTACTTCTTTATTTCTAGTTTACTAGAAGCTGATCACTATTTCTGTTGCCTCAGTTTTAGTATATACTAACGTCATATTTGTTTGTCACATTTTTAGGTTTGTCTTCATGACTGTATGTGTATGAGTGCAGGATGTATTTCTATAAACTGGCTTTGTGAAGCAACAAATCTAAGTAACCTGTAAATTGTTCAAATGTAATCAAAGCAGTTCTTTTAAAACTGTATGTTCTTATTTATTTAAGCGATATTGATGTGGCTCAACAATTCAGTTTGAaccagagtagagtggaagaaatcACAATGAGGGAAGAAGTGGGCAACATCAGTATTCTTCAGGATAATGACTTTGGTAAAAatgcttttgtatttttcataTATGTATTAAATTAGGTTTTGCTAGATCTTGAAATGAAATTAAAGTTTCACAAATCATATGGAAAGTCTACAAACAAGGTGAGTTAACACCAGTGAGAATTTTACTTAACTATTAGTCAGATGTTCCTGCTAGAGtgtaagagaggtagccatgttaatcggtattttaacaaaacaaaacagcagtcatgtagcactttaaggaaatatataaaaaataatttattaggtgatgagcttttgtgggacagacatacttcttcagatctatagcattctagtccagactcagttatgtagcgcagaggtccaaaaagttgcaataaaaactgacaaatcagatacatggaacttACAGCTTCATCACAAAGCAATTGCAGTGATGAAAGACGTATTTTCAGATTTGTTGTTTCACTATTGCTTGATGTGTAGTTAAACAAAGAGTACTTTAGAATGGATTAGAAACACATATGAATAGCCTGCAAGTTTGTTTAATGTTATCCATAAAATAGGGATCTGTTAATCAGTAGACTACACATGGGATAAAGAGACTTCCcttcatggaacactagaactggatgggacctcgaggtcgagtccagtcccctgccctcacatcaGGACCAAATACTGTTGAGAtcgtccctgatagatgtctccAGTGGTGGAGACGTGTAAGAGCAGGGTAGACAGACATGtatcagggatggagattccacaatctcctgaTTGTATTAATCTGTTTTTGGGTGTGCATTAAACAAAACTCAGTATATAGGAAGCTTTTTCTTAGAATAGATCTAATGGATTCCTCTCAAAtgaacatttttaatgttttattgcAGTACAGAAGTCATTCTTAATAGGTATGCTTTGACTATATCTTCTACATAAGAAAGATAATTTATTCAGGAGGAGGACAAAAGAGGAAGTTGTTTTCAATATATTTATGAAATTAAAACAACACTGAAGAAAATGTCTTTTAAATTTGTCCATTAACTGtatatttaaaacaataattaATGGATATATGGTAAAAAGTTTAACTatagagaattttttttaaacaaacggCAAAGCTTACTGATAAATTATTGTTATAGAACTGAATTGTTAGTTTATTATGTGGTGGGTCACTTCCTCATAGACTAAGTGATTAATGATCTGCTTGTTGGTTTGCGTAAATCTAAATTTATTTGTGTCAAATTATATTCTTACAGGTGACTTTGGAATGGATGATCGTGAGATGATGAGAGAAGGCAGTGCATTTGAGGATGACATGCTAGTGACTACCAGTGCTTCCAATCTTTTACTGGAGCCTGAACAGAGCACTAGTCATCTTAATGAGAAAGCTAACCATCTGGAATATGAAGACCAATACAAGGATGACAATTTTGGAGAAGGGAATGATGGAGGAATATTAGGTATGTTTGAGAAATTAGTGCAAGAACTGGGTTTTGTTAACTGTGCCCTGTCTTCTGTCTAAATTGTAAGTTCTCTGGGCAGGGGctatgttttgttgttttgtacagtgcctagcataaCGTGGCTGTACAAACAGTAATTCAGATAATTACCCTGGTAAACATTTCATGTAAATGTCAGATATGTAGTTTGAATTCAGTCACTTGCCAAATTCAAGGCATTTCACTATACATGGGAGGCTTTGAACAGAAAATGTGTGAACCTTTTGGCTCCTTTAAACCTCTTCACCTTCCTTATGGAGGATTGAATTTATATAATGAGACTGTGTGTTAAATATTGGGTCTTTTTATTCCAAGAACTTTAAAACCCGTGTGGCATTCTTGCATGATAGACTTAAACTTtgcatgaaaaatgaaaacattagATGAAACTGAGTAGTCGGAACACATCATACTCAACTGATGTAAGTGTGATAACTATCTTGACACAAGATTTGTTAATGAACTTCCTGGTGGAGTTCACCTAAAAAAAACCATCTGCCCTTCCTTTGAAGGGGCACAACTGTTACAAAAAACATTCAGGTAGTTTGTATCTTTAGTACTTCAGCCTCATGTGCTATTATAAAATGAATTCCTTTTGTTAATTCATTTATGCACACTACTGGAGCTAATTATTCTGTTGCTATTTCAGATGACAAACTCCTTAGTAATAATGATGGAGGCATCTTTGATGACCCTCCTGCTCTCTCAGAAGGTGGGGTAATGATGCCAGAACAACCTCCCCATGATGATATGGATGATGATGATAACGTATCAAGTGAGTATGTAGTACTAGGTTTAATTTTTCAGATTTTGATTAGGAATTGGTCAGGTTCATATTAAAACATCTTGTggactgggggagagggaggaagagggagagtgtgtgtgtccaagatgttaaacatttttgtttttgtttggtagTGGGTGGACCAGACAGCCCAGACTCAGTAGATCCAGTTGAACCATTACCAACTATGACTGATCAAACAACACTAGTTCCAAATGAAGAAGAAGCGTTTGCTTTGGAACCTATTGACATCACTGGTAAGTAAGCCATTTGAGAACATTTGAAATGGAATATGAGACCTTTTGAGCTAGGAAGGCCTTGGGTTAGTGAAGTAGAAATTTATCACTTGGTATTGTTGCTAGTTTTGTTGAGTTGTGTGTCCCATTTTCTTTTCAGAGCGTAGAGTTCTGTCTTGCTTTCCCAAGAAATTTACCACCTTGCTTGGAGCATATACAGTATAGAGGCACATGTGGGAATACTGCACTTGGAATATCAGTCCTTGCTAAGGGGGAACCTCAAGTAGTGGTTTTTCGACTAGTCAACTTATAACTGTTAAATGTTAAACCAGGCGTGATCTTACTGAAACAAATTAAAATCTGCATGCTGAAATTATGTTTAAGACCTGCCGTCTACCATGTATaagaagcagctgctgcagacatGAAGGAAGATAAATACTGTTAGTACTACCTGTCGTAAAAAGAGACTAGAGCAAATACTTGGTTGTTTCTCTGGTCAAAATGCATAGTAGCATGGTTTTTCAAATATGTCACTAGCAAACTGACTGATTTGATTGTTTAAAGGATGTGTAACATTGAAAGCTAATAATCATATCAGTTCACATCTGAAGAGCACTGTACAGCTATTTAGAGCTGTCACCAAACAGTCAAATTTGCTAAATTCAGGGAATTCTTAATcgttcttagggtatgtctgtacttacccAGCATTCaatgctattgtgtggagtaagggatggtcagcatgagcccaaagagcctGAATCTGTACTAGGGCAGAAAGTAGTCTGATATGTAGCATCTAGCTAttctaatggtgtagctagaattgcgtatctgggttCAACTTTGTTCCCTAATATAGACCAGACCTTAGGCAATATATTTATGTGGTGTCTACAGGATTTTTACTGTAACATAGTAGCAAGTTTCAATTTCCTTCTCGCCTTCAATAGTCAAGGAAACCAAGGCAAAGAGGAAGAGAAAGCTGATTGTGGACAGTGTCAAAGAGCTGGATAGCAAGACTATTAGAGCCCAGTTAAGCGACTATTCTGATATCGTCACTACTTTGGACTTAGCACCTCCCACTAAGAAATTGATGATGTGGAAAGAGACGGGGGGAGTTGAAAAACTCTTCTCTCTGCCTGCTCAGCCTTTGTGGAACAACAGACTATTGAAGGTAATACAGATTTATAAAGGTTTATTTTTATATGAACTATATTAAAGGCTGATTATGTGTTTAAGACTGAGAGCTTACATAGCAAGCAAAAATTAATATTAGCATCACGTGATAAataggatattttttaaaaagttgctacGATTGAAAACAAACTTCAGGAGTCTGCATGAATGTTTACATTTTCGATTCTTGATATCTATGTTCATTGTAGGTATTGCTTGATACCAATAGTTTTGTACAATTGAaaaatttaaatctttttttaaatgcttaaaaataaacagtaTTTGTCAAAATTATTCTTAAAAATCAGATTCTGCTAAGTCTAAGATAGGTAACAATTCTTAAAAGTTCAAAGCTTTTTTCAAACAAGGGCATATAGTAAGAATATTATCTCTGAAACAaacataatattaaaaaaaaagtagttttCTAATCTACAGTTACAGTCCGTCTAGATGAGTGATTAATCTCACTTGTGTTTTCTTATAGCTGTTTACTCGGTGTCTTACTCCTCTTGTACCAGAAGACCTCAGAAAGAGGaggaaaggtggagaagctgaTAACTTGGATGAGTTCCTTAAAGACTTTGAAAACCCAGAGGTGCCCAGAGAGGaaccgcagcagcagcaacagagagATATTATTGGTTTGTAATTCACTAAACATGCTCTACTTCCTTTCAAAGCTTCATTTTCACTTTGACTTATTCTTTATATTATCAGAGAGGAAACTTTTACCAAGGTTTTAAAGCACAAGTCTTTATAATTACTTATATAACTCTTTTGATGGTAGAGCTCTTTTCTAAATATAAAAGACTTATATGGGACAGCTGTGTCCAGTGGATTAACTGGGCATTAAGGGCTGGTCTGTGCATACACTTGCACTGATTTGACTAAATTGACTTTGCATCAGTATAAACCAGTGCAAGAAATGTATGAATATGAACATGTAAACCCAACTGTTCAAAACTCTGGAAGCGCTGTGAGTTACTTTTTAAACTCAAATCCTTTATAAACTATATATAAATGAGATCAAAATACCTACTTATGAAACTTATCTAATATCGTGTGTAGATGAACCTATCTTGGAAGAGCCAAGCCGCTTACAGGAATCCATGATGGAAGGCAGCAGAACTAACTTGGATGAATCAGTCATGCCACCTCCACCACCTCAAACAGGCGTAAAGCGCAAGGCTCAGCAAGTGGACCCAGAGCCTGTATTACCTGTGAGTAAGATTACAGTGAAGATGCGAGTTCTCACAGAGTGGTGAATCTAGGCTCTGACAGAGAGCCTGTAGCATTCCATGCTTCTCCCCTCTTTATCTAGGAAGCgataccattctgtggtgggGAGGAACTTATATTTTTGCAGTGGGGAGGATTATTTTCCATATTTGTAGCAGGAGCAATCATAGTGGTTCTGGGACAGTGTCCTACAGAATTTGAGTAAAATCAATTCCGCAGCAGCAAGGATCATGGTAAAAAGGTCTATAAGGGGGAAACTGGAATTGTGTGAAGGAAAGAATGTCCAAAGCATTTGTTTGGAATACAGTAAACCTCCTCCAAAATACATGGCTTCAGGTTACATGTAACtggctttaacatgagttaagcacaacttgaggctgctctgtggctgtcagcttgCTTAAGAGCCCCTTGTCTCTGCCTTCCTCCAGCGGCACAGCTGTTAGGctgacagctgtgtggctgggggaaagcagggagaaacagccaggaaactaaccagccctggtgggctgttcggtttcctgggtcccacaagtggtgaggagctgggaactaagcaacagcctggttcccagttccccaccacaacttgcatgaaaatttgagttacttgggttttgcaggaacacaacccccatttAACTTGGGGTTTTTACTGTACTTCTTACTATGTGAGGTGTTTGTTTGTATAACCATATGTTATATAAATTTAACATGGGTTTCACCAAGCTATAATTTAGTGCAATACAGTTATAGTATTGGTTGTACAAGCCCTACCCacgccaccccaccccatgtcttAGTGTAAAGAATGGCTTGCTGATAGTCTGTTTTGGCAAGAAGAAACTTAGTTGTCTGTCTTCACCCTTCATTTATAATAGTGAACAGTTGGGAACTTAAGTACTTATGCTTTAGTGCTTGGCAAGTAATGTTTCCATTTCTCCACTATCTGTAAGGAAGGGGTTGTTTAGTCCCAATTTAAAACCTTTTTGAAAACATTTGTGTTCTTTATACCATTGTCCTCACTCTTGTCCCCTAAGCAATGCCGCACTGGGTTGTGTGTACCTTAGAGGCATTTCCACGAtcagctggcaatggggtttatATAGCAATACATCTGGCTACCTGGGAGTCTGAAAGACTTATTTTATTCAAAGTACACCATATTACATTGTAATAAAATTAGATGCCTGATTGATGGACTACccgatattttttttttcttttttttgggaaACAGAcatgttaatatttttttaaCAAGTTCAGGTTGAATGGAATCTGATTAAAGTACCACCTGTGGGGagctaagaaaaataaatgtggtaTATTTCTCACTTCATTTTATTTGTGGTAAATGTCTGAAAATTAGAAACTTGTATTAAGTTTATTTGTGGGATTATAAAATTGCCAGAATGTATAGTTTAGATTTTCAGTTCTAAAACTTCTGGTAGCTGAAATCTTCATGTCAATTCCCTTTTAACTTGGCTATCTTCTGTATTATCAAAGCCTCAGCCATTACAGCAGCTGGAAATGCCACCAGTTGAAATGCCTCCAGAAGAGCCTCAAAATATCTGCCAGCTAATACCAGAGCTGGAACTTTTGCCAGaaaaagagaaggagaaggaaaaagagaaggaagaggaagaggaggaggaggtaggcATGAGCTCTCAAGGACCAGTTTATAGATTTGATACAGGAAGGAGTCTGTGGGGTTCTTGAAGATATTTTTACTGCCATCGCTTTACTTAAAATATCCCTTGAACTGTTTCAGCCAACAAAGCATTTTCTCCTTATTTGTGGAGCAAGACAGAAAAAGGGAACAATTTGAAATACTTTCTAGCTTGAAGATTTCTAACCACTGACCCTATCCAAGCAACAATTGCCTACGCAAGCATACTACTTTCTTCTGTGAGATATGGAAAATACTCTTGATTATATGCTTGACTTGATGAGTTGCTGAACTGGATGGAGTGATGTTGGCAGTGACTAACTTACAGTTTAAAGCTGTTGGGGTTACATTTTGAACTTTGTAGTGTTACcagattttaaaattttattctttttttttttttaaaaaaaaaaaaggtgtttaaATTTGTGAAAactttcattttgattttaaagtTCTTCTCTAGAATGTTGAACATTTTTTATGGAGTTTGGAACACAGACGTTACAGAATTAAGGTCCTGAAACTGAGTTAAATGATTCCAGTGCACAGGCTGAGGGAAATGTAGAAGTAAGCAGTGTATAATTTTTCCAAAGAATTTTACTGGCTGAGTGAATTTCATTGGTCAAAGATTGTAACTTCCTATgtgttttgaaaagaagccctgaTCTTTATGTGGCTTCTTAAGCATTAGTATAATACAAATTTATTAACAAATATGACATAAATGGCTTCAGTGAAGACCTTTTTCCTTTGCAGTGTGGATTTTTAAACTGACTTATGTATGTAGCACTATGGTCATCTAAAAATCCAAGTGCATGCAGTGAGGAGTAATGCAAATAACTTACTGTGGTAGAATGTGAAGGATCAGACAGACACCAGAAAATACTTTTCAAAACCCCATTGCCATTCCTGTTTTGCCATTGGCAATGGCTTTTTTTTACGTGAACACAGTGGTGATTGGGCTGCTTTGAATAGTATATATTAAGGCAGAAGGAAACTTAGTATTTGAAGAATAACTAAAGCAGTTGGGATTTGGCTTGCAATCTTACCTATCATTTTCAGTGTTTCAGAAAGTGTTCCTCTTTGTAATGtagaacttttctttttaaaagttgaATTTAGTCCCCATAAGGAGAAGCAGGATGCACCTGTAGACAAAATGCAAGAATGGGCAGTAAGAAAAGTTCTGGTCCTGTGTGTTCGTCATATATCCTTTGTAGCTTTTGTCAAATCACTATTTTTTATGCCCGTTTCATGGATCTCCCAAAACCCCAAATATCTACATCACAATTCTGCAGCCTGACTTTGCCAAGCCTGCATCACTGGATACAGGCAGGCCATGGGTGTTTAGGCAGCAATTAAACATACCCATACCTTTTTAAGGTTGAATCATAAGGGCAGGCAAAGCAGCCGTTTGTCAATTATTTTTGGTCCCACCAGGATGTCCAGGTTGCTTGTATGTGTTGCCATTTTCTTCCTTTCCCTAGTAAGTCAATCCTTCTTGACATAAGGAGAGGAGTGCTGAAAATATATGTAGAAGCATGGATTTCATTTCAGGATTCAAGTGTGTTAATATTAACTTGTACCTACAAGAGTATTTAAGAAGTTTtgtccatttcaggaagaagatgGTACAGGGGGTGATCAAGATCAAGAAGAAAGAAGATGGAATAAGAGAACTCAGCAGATGCTTCATGGGCTTCAGGTATATATAGTGTGCGTCTCCACATTGGTATGTTTTAACCAAAGAAGAGGTCAAGTGGAGGCTAGGCCGACAGTGGGTATCGTATACCTGGCTGGTTTCTGAACCTTCACTCTCTGAGATGAGCACTAGTTTGCATTTGGGCATAAAACTGCAGAAATTTGAGCCAAAAATTGTTTGTTACAAAAAAGGTGTCCCACACGCATTACTGATCCACTTGACTTGCCAGTCtggattgtttttcctcttaattCATTTGATAGCTCCAGACACTGAAGATATAACCGACTTTCACAATATCTGGTTGAAGGAGAGGGGATTGTCTTGCTTGTCCTGTGAAATCTCAACATGTTGCATTGTATTTGAGTGCTCTTCATACGTGGAAGTGTTAGGTGATATTGCAGATTTCTTGTTCTGCAAATGGAATTTGGTAATCTGCCATGACTAAATTCAAGATTAAGGTGGTGAAGAGGAAGTATCCTAACTTCCATTTTACTACAATgccagagttccaccttaacccATTTTTGTTCAAGTGATTGTTTAACTAAAGGAATTAAATTCATGCCAAGTCCTTTTGTGGACACTTCTGTTTTTGGTTTGACTGTCCGTGGATCTTTTTCCATCCAGTAGACGTTTACAAGGCAGAACGTTTCtctatggatatgtctacacgagaagcatctgtcgacaggaAAATATCGatggaacctctgtcaacagatggcatctacacacaacttgctctgacagagagctgccagattgcactgccctctggtgctagaaagcagaatggcagttctgcaaagaggACTGCCTAGCAACTGGGTgctgtctctgttgacagatgtgttcacactgcacttctgtcgacagtattctgtccagagaTTATGCCTTGAATTTTTGAGGGTAATACTGCTGAGGCAAGTGCAGGGTTCTGTTGggaatttgttgacagaatgctttaagtgtgtagctgatccctgagttatgtcaacagaaggccacttctgtcgacagaactctgtactgTAGACCCAGCTTATATGTACATCTACTAACTAACTTACATTCAATTAGAAACTCTGTTTGCTCGGAATTTATAAATGTGAATTTGACTAGGAGAATCTGTTCTCCTGAACCCTAGTAGGTACCTAAAGGGTGCCTGGTTTTTTGCTTTCTCTCCCCAAAAGTACCTATTGTTGAAAAATAAAGTCCCCCTTAAAAAAGCTGCATCTGTACTAcaccaatctttcaaaagaagtccttagggaagatctcttccgaaagaacttcttttcgaaagagtgtgtccacacacaaaaaagcagatctaaagagcgatctgctctttcaacagagcgtccacacaacccttgctctttcaaaaaaaaaaaaaaaaaaaaaaaacaggctagggattgaaaaatcaggtaccATGACAACTGTTCTTTTGCATGGGTTTGGGGTGGAGAACGCCTGTGGAGCGTCTATatacattctcttttgaaagaagctttcaaaagaaggtgttcttcctgagatgggagtggaagagcgctttcaaaaggagtgctgtattctttcaatttactttcgaaaacactttttgtgtgtagacgctctactggATGGTTTGAAAGGGCCCCCTTCTTTCAGAGAATTTCAAcagaacttcctagtgtagacgcagccaagttGAGCACTCTGAGAACCCTAAAATCTGTAGTCATTCC comes from the Carettochelys insculpta isolate YL-2023 chromosome 2, ASM3395843v1, whole genome shotgun sequence genome and includes:
- the RAD21 gene encoding double-strand-break repair protein rad21 homolog translates to MFYAHFVLSKRGPLAKIWLAAHWDKKLTKAHVFECNLESSVESIISPKVKMALRTSGHLLLGVVRIYHRKAKYLLADCNEAFIKIKMAFRPGVVDLPEENREAAYNAITLPEEFHDFDQPLPDLDDIDVAQQFSLNQSRVEEITMREEVGNISILQDNDFGDFGMDDREMMREGSAFEDDMLVTTSASNLLLEPEQSTSHLNEKANHLEYEDQYKDDNFGEGNDGGILDDKLLSNNDGGIFDDPPALSEGGVMMPEQPPHDDMDDDDNVSMGGPDSPDSVDPVEPLPTMTDQTTLVPNEEEAFALEPIDITVKETKAKRKRKLIVDSVKELDSKTIRAQLSDYSDIVTTLDLAPPTKKLMMWKETGGVEKLFSLPAQPLWNNRLLKLFTRCLTPLVPEDLRKRRKGGEADNLDEFLKDFENPEVPREEPQQQQQRDIIDEPILEEPSRLQESMMEGSRTNLDESVMPPPPPQTGVKRKAQQVDPEPVLPPQPLQQLEMPPVEMPPEEPQNICQLIPELELLPEKEKEKEKEKEEEEEEEEEDGTGGDQDQEERRWNKRTQQMLHGLQRALAKTGAESISLLELCRNTNRKQAAAKFYSFLVLKKQQAIELTQEEPYSDIIATPGPRFHII